A stretch of the Bacillus sp. B-jedd genome encodes the following:
- the serS gene encoding serine--tRNA ligase has product MLDMKVLRADFEGVKKRLQHRGEDLTDLGKFESLDRKRRDLIVEAEQLKSKRNEVSQQVASLKREKKDADHLITEMREVGDRIKELDDELRGVEAELDLLLLSIPNLPHESVPVGETEDENVEIRKWGEVRDFGFEPKPHWDIADNLKILDFERATKVTGSRFVFYKGLGARLERALMNFMLDLHVDEHGYREILPPYMVNRTSMTGTGQLPKFEEDAFLIESEDYFLIPTAEVPVTNFHRDEILSGDQLPIRYAAYSACFRSEAGSAGRDTRGLIRQHQFNKVELVKFVKPEDSYDELEKLTADAEKVLQLLGLPYRVLSMCTGDLGFTAAKKYDIEVWIPSYNTYREISSCSNFEAFQARRANIRFRREPGAKPEHVHTLNGSGLAIGRTVAAILENYQQEDGTVIIPEVLRPYMGGRSEIKPE; this is encoded by the coding sequence ATGCTTGATATGAAAGTATTGCGTGCCGATTTTGAAGGAGTAAAGAAAAGACTGCAGCATCGCGGCGAAGATTTGACTGACTTGGGCAAGTTCGAAAGCCTAGACCGAAAAAGGCGTGATTTGATTGTCGAGGCGGAACAGCTGAAGAGCAAGCGGAATGAAGTATCCCAGCAGGTAGCCTCTTTAAAGAGGGAGAAAAAGGACGCTGACCATTTGATTACAGAAATGCGCGAAGTCGGCGACCGCATCAAGGAACTGGATGACGAACTGCGAGGCGTGGAAGCAGAACTTGATTTGCTGCTGTTGAGCATCCCGAATCTTCCGCATGAGAGCGTTCCGGTCGGCGAGACAGAAGATGAAAATGTTGAAATCAGGAAATGGGGAGAAGTGCGTGATTTCGGATTTGAGCCGAAACCGCACTGGGACATTGCCGATAACCTGAAAATACTTGATTTTGAGCGGGCAACGAAGGTAACCGGAAGCCGTTTTGTGTTCTATAAAGGGCTGGGCGCGAGGCTTGAACGCGCGTTGATGAACTTTATGCTCGATTTGCATGTCGATGAGCATGGTTATCGGGAAATCCTGCCGCCTTACATGGTGAACAGGACGAGCATGACAGGAACAGGGCAGCTCCCTAAGTTTGAAGAGGATGCCTTCCTGATTGAAAGCGAAGATTACTTCCTTATCCCGACTGCAGAAGTCCCTGTGACAAACTTTCATAGAGACGAAATTTTAAGCGGTGACCAACTGCCAATCCGTTATGCGGCTTACAGCGCCTGCTTCCGTTCTGAAGCCGGTTCTGCGGGAAGGGATACACGCGGACTGATCCGCCAGCATCAATTCAATAAAGTGGAATTAGTTAAGTTCGTTAAACCAGAGGATTCATACGATGAATTGGAAAAGCTGACAGCCGATGCGGAGAAGGTTCTCCAGCTTCTTGGATTGCCATACCGCGTCCTGAGCATGTGCACCGGTGACCTCGGTTTTACTGCTGCGAAGAAATACGATATCGAAGTTTGGATTCCGAGCTACAATACGTACCGCGAGATTTCTTCTTGCAGTAACTTTGAAGCATTCCAGGCGCGCAGGGCGAATATCCGCTTCCGCCGGGAGCCGGGCGCGAAGCCGGAGCATGTCCATACACTGAACGGATCAGGCCTTGCGATTGGCCGTACTGTTGCCGCTATCCTTGAGAACTACCAGCAGGAAGATGGCACTGTCATCATCCCTGAAGTGCTAAGGCCTTATATGGGCGGGCGAAGCGAGATTAAGCCCGAATAA
- a CDS encoding deoxynucleoside kinase gives MLSIVIGGMIGLGKTSVADLLNGYFRSKGINSKVFYETVDDNPILPLYYELTPEELDAKRIPFLLQLFFLNKRFKTVKECVSWPEPLYTIQDRSIYEDWYFAYVNKKLGRISELEFRIYEDLADNMMEELNELPKKAPELMVYLKGSFDTVIDRIMSRGRSFEINPELKEYYFDVWKGYDEWVFNHYNASEVLVIDMDVTDIVNRPEDAARVCREVDNKLNEILFTKTHTG, from the coding sequence ATTTTGAGTATCGTAATCGGCGGCATGATTGGCCTCGGCAAAACCAGTGTGGCAGATTTATTGAATGGATATTTTCGCAGCAAGGGCATAAACAGCAAAGTCTTTTATGAAACTGTTGATGACAATCCGATTCTCCCTCTTTATTATGAATTGACGCCAGAAGAACTGGATGCGAAAAGAATTCCATTCCTTCTTCAGCTGTTCTTTTTGAATAAACGCTTTAAAACAGTTAAAGAGTGCGTCAGCTGGCCTGAGCCGCTTTATACTATCCAAGACAGATCGATTTATGAAGATTGGTATTTTGCCTATGTTAACAAAAAGCTCGGCCGCATTTCCGAGCTCGAATTCCGGATTTACGAAGACCTCGCCGACAATATGATGGAAGAGCTGAATGAGCTTCCGAAAAAGGCGCCCGAACTCATGGTGTACCTAAAAGGTTCCTTCGACACAGTCATTGACCGGATTATGTCGCGCGGCAGAAGCTTCGAAATCAATCCTGAACTGAAAGAATACTACTTCGATGTCTGGAAAGGCTACGACGAATGGGTCTTTAACCACTACAACGCAAGCGAAGTCCTCGTCATCGACATGGATGTCACCGACATCGTTAACCGTCCAGAAGACGCAGCCCGAGTCTGCCGCGAAGTCGACAACAAACTAAATGAAATCCTTTTTACTAAAACGCATACCGGCTGA
- a CDS encoding deoxynucleoside kinase: protein MGETPFITVEGPIGVGKTSLAKAIADHYQFALLKEIVDENPFLGKFYDNIEEWSFQTEMFFLCNRFKQLGDINTHYLTKKQPVVADYHIIKNLIFAQRTLNNEEYKKYFKIYQILTEDMPKPNVVIYLNASLDTLLARIAKRGREVEKNISPLYLEQLSLDYEEAIAVFERQHPEIPVLRYNGDHLDFVKNEHDLDTILADLSLSLAKSSWTNTL from the coding sequence ATGGGGGAGACACCCTTTATTACGGTGGAAGGGCCGATTGGCGTTGGGAAAACATCCCTCGCAAAAGCAATCGCCGACCATTATCAATTTGCTTTATTGAAAGAAATTGTTGATGAAAATCCATTTCTCGGCAAGTTTTATGACAACATAGAAGAGTGGAGTTTCCAGACGGAAATGTTTTTCCTTTGCAACCGGTTTAAGCAGCTCGGGGATATCAATACCCATTATTTAACTAAAAAACAGCCGGTTGTGGCAGATTATCATATAATTAAGAACTTGATTTTTGCCCAAAGGACATTAAATAACGAAGAATATAAGAAATATTTTAAGATTTATCAGATCCTCACCGAGGATATGCCTAAACCAAACGTAGTCATTTACTTGAACGCGAGCCTTGATACACTTCTTGCGAGGATTGCAAAGCGCGGGCGGGAAGTCGAAAAAAACATCAGCCCTCTTTACCTTGAACAGCTTTCCCTTGACTATGAAGAGGCCATCGCTGTATTTGAGAGGCAGCACCCTGAAATCCCGGTTCTCCGCTACAACGGCGATCACTTGGATTTTGTCAAAAATGAACATGATTTGGATACCATTCTGGCTGATCTTTCACTTTCACTGGCAAAAAGCAGCTGGACCAATACATTATAA